Proteins from one Aureimonas sp. SA4125 genomic window:
- a CDS encoding ATP-binding protein, giving the protein MRLRGPDSLAFRVIALSSLWAIAAFTVIGGLISTLYDQTASRGFEDLLVAHLYNLVNTVSVTPEGILTGTPDLGDLRYSRPLSGWYWEVLPAAPNTKGRLSSASLGSAEIVSPNAKVAPFDLYYRRNYESPGLDGEELKVVETEIVLDQENRVARFRVMGNASLLNADIAQFDWRLGLYLGCFGLGSILINAVAILYGLRPLVAVRRALGEVRAGHEERLRGDFPAEIRPLTQEMNGLIDNNRRIVERARTQVGNLAHSLKTPIAVLTNEATAIGGEKGRLVAEQTESMRFQVQHYLDRARVAAQSEGVVFRAAVGPALERLARVMAKLNPALRFDGPTLSGMPLVFAGESQDYEEMVGNLLENAAKWSRSTIRLSAVAEGGSFRTIIEDDGPGLGEAEIVEALKRGRRLDENKPGSGLGLSIVAETVREYRGTLTLSRSDLGGLKAEIVLPLVVGPETS; this is encoded by the coding sequence ATGAGACTGCGGGGGCCTGATTCCCTCGCCTTCCGCGTCATCGCGCTGTCCAGCCTCTGGGCCATCGCGGCGTTCACGGTCATCGGCGGGCTGATCTCCACCCTCTACGACCAGACGGCCTCGCGCGGCTTCGAGGACCTGCTCGTCGCCCATCTCTACAACCTCGTCAACACGGTCAGCGTCACGCCGGAAGGGATCCTGACCGGCACGCCCGACCTTGGCGACCTGCGCTATTCCCGTCCGCTGTCTGGCTGGTACTGGGAGGTTCTGCCGGCCGCGCCCAACACCAAGGGCCGTCTCTCCTCGGCCTCGCTCGGCAGCGCCGAAATCGTCTCCCCGAACGCCAAGGTCGCGCCCTTCGACCTCTATTATCGCCGCAACTACGAGTCCCCCGGTCTCGACGGCGAGGAGCTGAAGGTGGTCGAGACCGAGATCGTGCTCGACCAGGAAAACCGCGTCGCGCGCTTCCGCGTGATGGGCAATGCGAGCCTCCTCAACGCCGACATCGCCCAGTTCGACTGGCGGCTCGGCCTCTATCTCGGCTGCTTCGGACTCGGCTCCATCCTCATCAACGCCGTCGCCATCCTCTACGGTCTCAGGCCGCTCGTCGCCGTTCGACGCGCGCTGGGCGAGGTGAGGGCGGGTCACGAGGAGCGGTTGCGCGGCGATTTCCCGGCCGAGATCCGGCCGTTGACGCAGGAAATGAACGGCCTCATCGACAACAACCGCCGCATCGTCGAGCGCGCCCGCACCCAGGTCGGCAATCTCGCCCATTCGCTGAAGACGCCGATCGCCGTCCTCACCAACGAGGCGACGGCGATCGGCGGCGAGAAGGGGCGCCTCGTGGCCGAGCAGACCGAGAGCATGCGCTTCCAGGTGCAGCACTATCTCGACCGGGCGCGCGTGGCGGCGCAGAGCGAGGGCGTCGTCTTTCGCGCCGCCGTCGGACCGGCGCTGGAGCGCCTGGCGCGGGTGATGGCGAAGCTCAATCCGGCGCTCCGATTTGACGGGCCGACCCTTTCCGGCATGCCGCTGGTCTTTGCCGGCGAGAGCCAGGACTACGAGGAAATGGTCGGCAACCTGCTCGAGAACGCCGCCAAATGGAGCAGGAGCACCATCCGCCTGTCGGCGGTGGCGGAAGGCGGCAGCTTTCGCACGATCATCGAGGACGATGGACCGGGGCTCGGCGAGGCCGAGATCGTCGAGGCGCTGAAGCGGGGCAGGCGGCTCGACGAGAACAAGCCGGGCAGCGGCCTCGGCCTCTCCATTGTCGCGGAGACGGTGCGCGAGTACCGTGGGACGCTGACCCTGTCGCGGTCCGATCTCGGCGGCCTGAAGGCCGAAATCGTCCTGCCGCTGGTCGTTGGCCCC
- a CDS encoding response regulator transcription factor → MRLLLVEDDPNLNRQLHEALVGAGYVVDRAFDGDEGHFLGDTEPYDAIVLDIGLPNLDGISVLERWRRDGRSMPVLILTARDRWSDKVAGIDAGADDYVTKPFHIEEVLARVRALIRRAAGHASSDINCGPLRLDTKASKATVNGTALKLTSHEYRLLAYLMHHKDEIVSRTELIEHLYDQDFDRDSNTIEVFVGRLRRKIGVDLIETVRGLGYRIRDETAGA, encoded by the coding sequence ATGCGCCTTCTCCTCGTCGAGGACGATCCGAACCTCAACCGCCAGCTCCACGAGGCGCTGGTCGGCGCCGGCTATGTCGTCGACCGCGCCTTCGATGGCGACGAGGGGCACTTCCTCGGCGATACCGAGCCCTACGACGCCATCGTCCTCGACATCGGCCTGCCCAACCTCGACGGCATCAGCGTGCTGGAGCGCTGGCGCCGCGACGGCCGCAGCATGCCGGTGCTGATCCTCACCGCGCGCGATCGCTGGAGCGACAAGGTGGCGGGGATCGACGCGGGCGCCGACGACTACGTCACGAAGCCCTTCCACATCGAGGAAGTCCTGGCCCGCGTCAGGGCGCTGATCCGGCGCGCGGCGGGCCACGCCTCGTCCGACATCAATTGCGGGCCGCTGCGGCTCGACACTAAGGCCTCGAAGGCGACGGTCAACGGCACGGCGCTGAAGCTCACCTCGCACGAATACCGGCTTCTGGCCTATCTCATGCACCACAAGGACGAGATCGTCTCGCGCACCGAGCTGATCGAGCACCTCTACGACCAGGATTTCGACCGCGACTCCAACACGATCGAAGTCTTCGTCGGGCGTCTCAGGCGCAAGATCGGCGTCGACCTCATCGAGACCGTGCGGGGGCTCGGCTACAGGATCCGCGATGAGACTGCGGGGGCCTGA